Within the Garra rufa unplaced genomic scaffold, GarRuf1.0 hap1_unplaced_005, whole genome shotgun sequence genome, the region TAGTCAGCGCAGCATATCAGAAATCACAGCAACTGGGAGAAAAATTGTGGGACATTTTAAGCATTCTCCGCTTGCTTATTCCAGACTACAAGATTTGCAAAAACAGTTTGGGATGCCAACAAAACGACTACAGCAAGATGTGGCCACTCGCTGGAACAGTACATACTATATGTTGCAAGGATTACTTGAACAGAAGCGGGTTTTAGCTGCATACATGACAGATCACGACCTGCCAGCAACTTTGAGTGCACATCAGTAGATGTTGGTGGAAAACATTGTCTCTCTTCTCGCCCCGTTCGAACAGTTAACCAAGGAAATAAGCTCAGCTCAAGCGTCTGTTGCTGAAGTTATTCCACTGATCGCAGCACTGAAGCGCCTGCTTGGAAAAGAGGCGGAAACAGATCATGgcgtaaaaacagctaaaaaaactCTACTGGAGGCTGTTAACAAACGCTTCCAAGACATTGAGTCAAACCCTCTTTACGGCATTGCAACAATATTAGATCCACGCTTTAAAGACCATTACTTTGACGATGAGAAAAGGCAGGATGTACGCGAAATGGTGCAAACAGAGCTCACGGCTCTTGAAACCTCTGGTGAAGCACAAGCCGCGACGGGGAGAACAGAGCAAACTGTGCCTGAGAAACGGTCACGTACAAGTGATGAGGCGCACATTCTTTCGCTTTCTGATATGTTTGACGAAATTTTACAGGAAAGCGTCCCAACCCACAGCGGTGTAAGAGCAAGCGCAGCCTCACAACAAGTAGCAACCTATCTAGCTGAACTACCCATTGGCAGAAGTGACAATCCACTTGACTACTGGCGCGCGAACAAAGATCGCTTTCCTTTGCTTGCATGGACTGCGCGCAAGTACTTATATGCCCCAAGCACCAGCACAGACAGTGAGAGATTATTCAGTGCAGCATCTCATGTTCTTGATGAGAAGAGAAATCGTCTCTCCTGCCAgaaagctgaacaacttttgttcATAAAGAGAAATCTGCCACTTTTGCTAAAATAAAAGCAGCCTAATTTGATGTTGTTTACAGTTAAaggtttgatttatttattctgttATTGCAATGTTGTTTTGCACAGTAATTTAAAATTGAAGTAAAACGTTTAATGCAGGTAATATTTTGCACAATTCGTAAAGGCACTAAAAGCTAGCACAGACTGAGTGATTTTATTCAGTGCAGTATGTTCTTCATGAGAAGAGGAACTGTGTCTTCAACCAGAAAACTGAAAAACTTTTGTTCATAAAGATAAACCTGCTTCTTTTGCTTAAATTAAAAGCAGACCAATTTAGTGTGTATAGTTATGTTGTTTACAGTAAGAggttggatttatttatttttcttctgtttgTGCACTGTTGTTTGGTACAGTAATTTAAAATTGAAGTAAAAAAGCAGCTagcattttttttgcacaattttgttacagaaagaaattttatttagttttgttattGTTAAACAGCCTTATTACTgttatttattatcaataaaaGTTTGATTGCTTAAttaatttgtagtttttttaatacaaacaaaaagaaaatattttaaacatgttttttaatGAAGCCATTTTCGGTTTCGGTATCGGTTTTTGGCCAAGTGCATCCAAAATTTTCGATTTCGTTTTCggcccagaattttcatttcggtgcatccctattaatgATAGTCACACTACCTTACTGTATGTGTTCATGTTTTTTCATAACTCAACAGTCTTGTTTTGCTCTGCCTTGCGCATAGGTGTTGACGGCTTGTGTAATTTTGCACAACATTTGTGTTGGTGTCAGGGACGTGCTGGAAGAGGTTGTGGAGGAGAACAACCAGCCACCTGTGGAGCTTAATGGTGGGGAGAGCCGGAATGGAGCTCCTTGGCGGGTGTCGCTGACCAACGAGGTGTCTGCACTCCGCGAGGCACCTCTTGACCATGACTATTTTTGTCAGGTGAATAATTAAGTGTGGACTATGACCTGCTGTGCTTACATCCAAGTACATACAACCTCACCATTGGTAAATACCCATAGTCAAGAAGGTAAATGTAATATACTTAATGTACCAGTGATGTACTGTGTTATGGTCTTAACTGACCAAAAAagtacattaaagggatagttcactccaaacttctgtcatcatttactctccctcaagttgtttcaaacctgtatgaatttcttttttctgctgaacacaaaagaagatattttgaaaaatgtctgtgaccaaacagttgatggaccccattgacttgcaTAGTAGGAAGCAAAATACTATTGAAGTCCatggggtccatcaactgtttggttccagacatttttcaaaatatcttctttgtgttcagcagaaaaaaaaaaggcaatttccTGCTGTCGCCTTGCCATCCTCTGTCCCTTGACCTGTGGCAGGACACTTACATTCCTAAACAGTGAAGACCAAAAAGTTGTGATGctttacactaccgttcaaacgttttggggtcagtacgatttaaaatgtttttaaaagaattctcttctgatAACCATGGCTgcgcttatttgattaaaaatacttcaaaaatcatagtTATAGTATTAATTGTTATTTCAGTGTAaatcagctgttttctatgtgaatatacagtaaagtgtaatttattcctgtgatcaaagctgaattttcagcatcaccagtcttcagtgtcacatgatccttcacaaatcagtATAATGTGaggatttgatgctcaagaaacattatgattatcattgttgaaaacagttgtttgtctgtcagttgtaCAGGTTTTTTTTccacaggattctttgattaataggaagttcaaaagaacagcatttgttttgtacagtattgatttctttcctccaaaaaaataaaaataaaattctcactgaccccaaacttttgaatggtagtgtattagtACTATTGTACACTTCACCggaagcaggcccaagtctgtcAGATTAACATTCAAGGCTTACTTCAAAAATCACAAGTTACATTAAAATGTGGATAAACAATTATTTCCATACTTGTCTCCCACCTTGTACTTGGTTTTTAAATTGTCCCACTTTTTTTTGGCCTGGGCGTGGGAAACCCTCCCTTCGAGCCCCATCTTCTCCAAAATAAGCctacactgttagacatttcaaagggtttttacagtaacttactggcaacactgttgccagtaagttactgtaattaGAATTTACAGTACCCAACTGTATTTCAGTTTACAGTAAGGTACTGTAGTAATGTACTGCcatatattattgtaattcactgttttgtatatagatttaattaaattttataattttagatagaattaattttatagttactactgatattcaattcaaacagacacaattattccaaaatatcacattttttatttaaacattgcatatataacactgaaacacagaaaaaaatattccaaTGCTGGAACACTGCATCTTCACTCTTTCTCCCATCAAATGGCATTCCAGGTGCTGCTCCAAAACATAGGTCACCTTTGCTCACCGTCCACTTTGTTACACAGAGAAATTtgttccctgaaaaaaaaaaagaaattacacatttgtaaaagacaaacccccatatggaatacacaaacctctcaaaatcatagtgaagTTATTCTCTTACCATGAATTATTAGTCCCAGCGTGGGTAACCTGCTCTTGTCCTCTGTGATGCTTCATTTGAGTtgcctttaaacacacacaaaatgcagtaaatattaaattcaatttaaaaaaaggcaGCTAGTCATAAAACTTTTGTTTAACCTAACGTTAGTTAACATACGATTTTGTATTCTCAACTATAGGCTACTGCTGAACATTAAATAACACCTGAACAAAATTTCACATTAGCTAACTGTTAATATAAGATTATGCTTTGCgcgttaaaataatttaatttggtaatttaataagctgacagcgtcgtttgttaattgaaagtacagcgcagtttaccgtggtaaagtttatgtaccataatgttgacgagtaaatgttactaggttaaactgttgggcaaaaatctgacaaaccacacacaaacagacatacaAATAACAAATANNNNNNNNNNNNNNNNNNNNNNNNNNNNNNNNNNNNNNNNNNNNNNNNNNNNNNNNNNNNNNNNNNNNNNNNNNNNNNNNNNNNNNNNNNNNNNNNNNNNNNNNNNNNNNNNNNNNNNNNNNNNNNNNNNNNNNNNNNNNNNNNNNNNNNNNNNNNNNNNNNNNNNNNNNNNNNNNNNNNNNNNNNNNNNNNNNNNNNNNNNNNNNNNNNNNNNNNNNNNNNNNNNNNNNNNNNNNNNNNNNNNNNNNNNNNNNNNNNNNNNNNNNNNNNNNNNNNNNNNNNNNNNNNNNNNNNNNNNNNNNNNNNNNNNNNNNNNNNNNNNNNNNNNNNNNNNNNNNNNNNNNNNNNNNNNNNNNNNNNNNNNNNNNNNNNNNNNNNNNNNNNNNNNNNNNNNNNNNNNNNNNNNNNNNNNNNNNNNNNNNNNNNNNNNNNNNNNNNNNNNNNNNNNNNNNNNNNNNNNNNNNNNNNNNNNNNNNNNNNNNNNNNNNNNNNNNNNNNNNatatatatatatatatatatatatatcaaaaagtggttttacttggttaataaataatcaaactcattcactggcaccgcatcctctttcacatcatcacataaacttgatctaattagttagtgctgaattatcgcatcgtatcgtgatatgggtgtgaatcgtatcgtattgcatcgcaatatgtcacaaatgtatcgttaatatatcggatcggatactttgtatcgagatgcgtatcggatcggcattataccttagatacccaaccctactgtcttgactcgggacttgaatcgtgacttgcctgtcttgactcgggacttgactcgtgacttgcctgtcttgactcgggacttgactcgtgacttgcctgtcttgactcgggacttgactcgtgacttgcctgtcttgactcgggacttgactcgtgacttgcctgtcttgactcgggacttgactcgtgacttgcctgtcttgactcgggacttgactcgtgacttgcctgtcttgactcgggacttgaatcgtgacttgcctgtcttgactcgggacttgactcgtgacttgcctgtcttgactcgggacttgaatcgtgacttgcctgtcttgactcgggacttgactcgtgacttgcctgtcttgactcgggacttgactcgtgacttgcctgtcttgactcgggacttgaatCGTGACTTGCCTGTCTTGACTTGGGACTCGAGGGCAATGAATTGAGACTTACTTGTGATTTGCCAAACAATGACTTTGTCCCATctctgctatttgcaacacatgtttagcaaggattccgagaggaggtaaaagttgtcaagttttaacacaacaaatcttatatctcacgtcagaggtcgtcatcacggtgaatctgttttaggggccgttcacatgtcgcgcctaaaaacatgtggaaaacgctaggcacgCCGCTTTCTCTTTCATTCCAAACTGCTCTCGAGCTTGCGCTTCTCCAGtcgcgtctgccgttgctaagcaaccatgacatgcgctctccataaatacgcggaagtttcagcaaaggataaatggattttcagcattaaaaatccctTTCAGCAGCTCtgatattaaatttatttaaaaatgtttattcatgtacagctatgataagctgtttctccaccttggcagtgctttcaatgttcttaaaggaaaggatgaagctgattggttggttcatgtcacatgtcaaagcattttattttatttagaattgtggtgccttacacaaaaaataaaaacatttttgaagagtcaggactgatgtttgctatgattgttagacccagttatataatataaattttgtatttttcagggtgcacaaaattatcataaaaaatatgaaagtattgggtatcggtatcggcatcagccacaagaaggacttaaatattggctatcggtatcggttacaATTTttcatattgtgcatccctagctAATTTCATCATTGCTATGGTTTTACTGTCAATACTGTGGTAAAACtatggtttattttgtagttactatggttttacttcaaaaactatagttcccttccgggaacctCAAGCTGCGTCAAGCGCTATGGGGAACACCATTGGCGAATCATGCTCTGAATATTGTGTGTAACCAATCCGAAggagggagtgacgtcacaggcggggtgacgtaagtgaccaggaagtataaaagcacatgCGAtggagccggcgtcagctttcgtcatttcagcgaagcgctctgtgtgtttgtgtcttgGATATCACTCCTTTTTTGTGCAAGTTAGCACTACTTTTATTTTGAGTGATAATGTCTGCAAGTAGgggcaaaaaagaaaaagtgaGCGATAGCGAATCACACTTTAAGCGGTGTGTTTCTCCATGCCAATGCTTCATCACTGgcggggatacacacagcttatgtgtggtttgcttgggagcAGAGCACGCTGTGTCGACTCTTGAGGGGGCCGGCTGTCAGCACTGCGATCTGCTTCCTGTTtgcgtgcttcgctcccggaaggcTCTTTTTGAGAAAGGAGCCTTCACTAGCATTCCCCGCGGTGCCTGCCCTGCTTCCAGTGAGCGGCAGCTGCATTtgtggggttcgcagctagatctgTTGGAGGGGATGGAGACgtgtgaacccctatctcctctCTTACCCAGCAGATCTACAGCCCTCCTACCGGAGGTGGAAGCCCACTCACTTCCCCCAGGATGAGGGCTCAATGCTTCTCCTCTCTTCCTTCGAGGAGGTAGATGTGGAGAGCATTGCTGAAGAAAGAAATTGCCAAAATAATAaggagctcttggaggtggtTACTCATGCGGTAGCCAAATTTAACATTGACTGGCCCGCCGAGAAGAGTCATGAGCTGCAGAAAAGCAGATTAGATGAGCACTTTCTGTGAACTAAACAGCCACCTCCAAGACGGTGCCTTCCTTTTTTTCCCCCGATCTCCACGCTGAGATCTCGAGATCTTGAGGAAGACCGTTCTCGTTCCATCTGTTTATTCCTGCATCAGATTACTATGGTAATGTGGTGGGGCTTGACGAGAACGGATATAAGATGATGCCACAAGGATGATGCTAAAGGAGCTTAATGACGGCGAGGAAGTTGACGTGTTAGAACTCCGTCGTACCGCTAATTTGGCTCTCTGCGCTACTAAGGAGACAGCCCGTGCAgtcgggcggtctatggcagcccttgtaGCAACGGAGAGACACTTATGGTCAATCCTGTCTGATATGAAAAAGCAAAACAGGGTCTTCCTCCTGGACGGTTGTGCATCAGGgtcattgagggcagcccctctcgggtcTCACCGCATTACATGGTGCCCGTCTCCCCCCCGGTGCGCGTCCCTGGAGCTCTTGCTGTATTCCTGAAAGCTGACGTCGGCCCCCTCACACATGCTTTTAttcttcctggtcgcttacgtcaccccgcATGTGATGTCACTCCCTCCTTCGGATCGGTTACACACAATATTCAGAGCGTGGCGTTCCCCATATCGCTATACGCAGCTCGTAAGGAGTGatcacatataaatgacttttctccagagtgaactctcatgtggctgttaaggtttcctttttggttgaaacttcttccacattgtgtggccgcatttttctgtccgagcccggcccgcgtccgacagagcagtaaccgaacccgacaagcattaagatatttatgtccgagcccgatcccagcctgacacagttaaaatctctttttttttctcatactaatgacacatgcacttttttgtgtggatagcccgcttttattaagcaactgtaggaaagcgttcggaaatgtcaacagatgagagcatcagtgcacactgggcaaaaagcgccgttataacacaggcgcactaccgcgctgatgtgaccgagcccgacccgaaccagagcatcctttctaaatatctgtccgaacccggcccggcccatcgggttccgtcgggtaccgtcgggctcggctcgggtatccatcctctactcAGAGCATGAGTAAGGACTTCCTTTATGAGCTCTCTTATGAACTTCAaagttttcatgttgatcaaagctctttccacactgatcacactcATAAGGCTgtttgtgaattctcatgtgtctcgtaaggcttccttttagagtgtaactctttccacactgttggcaggtgaaaggcttttctccagtgtgaattgaaACATGTCTTTCAAGATTCAGTCTATGATTGAaatgctttccacactgttcgcaggcataaggtttctctccagtatgaactcgcaTGTGGACTCTAAGCTGTCCAGAttcagtaaaactctttccacactgttcgcaggcataaggtttctctccagtgtgaattctcatgtggactccaaGGTGTCCgagttgagtgaaactctttccacactgttcgcagacatacggtttctctccagtgtgaattctcacgtGGACTCCAAGGTGTCCAggttgattgaaactctttccacactgttcgcagacatacggtttctctccaatgtgaattctcatgtggactccaaggtgtccaggttgagtgaaactctttccacactgttggcaggtgtaaggtttctctcctgtgtgaattctcacgTGTCTTTTAAGACTATCTCTTTGATTGAAagattttccacactgttgacaggtgaaatAACGTCTTCCTGTCTTTCGAGTCTTTTTTCTTGAGGAAGTAATTTTAGTCTGTGaccaactaaaagatttttctccatttatgaaatcatgatctttctcttccatttcattcagtacttgactctcctctttcaatGCCATCAGATCTAGGGTGAAAAAAAGACaagtaaaagttaaccccagtttaatgacacaaaaaaccatcaaaacattcaaacatgtaaagtgtCCAAACTAACACACAATTACATCCTATATGCCCTAAGCCAGccgttctcaattccagtcctcatgCCCCACCTGCTCTGCATATTTTTCATGCCTCTCTTAATTAACGCACCTGATTCTGATAATCAGCTCATTAGAATTGACCATAGGcatggattacttccttgttaaGACAAgccatttccggtcaactgtactgtgccgtaatatgagcgtactttgctcgttttcacattcacaatcaaaagaaaagtgttgtttgtctaagacgACCAAACTTCCCTTTATACCATTTCACGACAAAagttattatactagtaattttataataaattgaaaagcaAGACATCTTAAAAAGtatagggagttgaaatggcagctgtaTAATAgttaatcctctgctgccatcttttggttatatgggtaattcgaTATAATTTCCTTAAAGTCCTTTAAgtgcattttatttcacagctgtagagctggaaaataataaaggctttaaaatattgtaaggtttaaaaaaatgtgttcatgactataaaggcaagttactgattataaCATTCTTGATAATaccattaagatgtccttgaagagaagtatcgctagctagctaacgttagcttaaACATCTTATGTTAGTGTTTAGCTGGCAGCATT harbors:
- the LOC141312763 gene encoding uncharacterized protein — encoded protein: MAIIKEESEDVKIEETFRVKHEDTEEQTDLMALKEESQVLNEMEEKDHDFINGEKSFSWSQTKITSSRKKTRKTGRRYFTCQQCGKSFNQRDSLKRHVRIHTGEKPYTCQQCGKSFTQPGHLGVHMRIHIGEKPYVCEQCGKSFNQPGHLGVHVRIHTGEKPYVCEQCGKSFTQLGHLGVHMRIHTGEKPYACEQCGKSFTESGQLRVHMRVHTGEKPYACEQCGKHFNHRLNLERHVSIHTGEKPFTCQQCGKSYTLKGSLTRHMRIHKQPYECDQCGKSFDQHENFEVHKRAHKGSPYSCSE